A stretch of Nonomuraea africana DNA encodes these proteins:
- a CDS encoding VWA domain-containing protein, translating to MALATFVADRPLWGAGLIGCALLAAAWVARKKVARALRKPREAAGELLAWAGGVVASGAAGLAGLVVGVLVLAAASVPLAADGSLRGTGGICPPTLQIRVVTAPEGVELFDRAGREFARDVADESGCSPIRISTDAMPPLKDFYAGFAREWAVPRAPGYLELTGPRPDAWIAATSASVRLAEQRVENVASKVVLDDLGTFATSELVIAVPPQAAPAFPDGETHVSAEMAKAAHLLRPRADLSESALAGSLALYRGAARSADAATERELTLPEAAGRDAASLLCRLGARLELERRPLLVPEYLFAAFSRGERFGRCPGQPGGPAAVPYTLEGGPRLEYKVISVRWPDHSADRSAWVARYKDWLEKEWAPGNGFRDTEGKGSFPGLSLADTNDDVVPAGPGDYAAMLDRLLMAHPETSVVLAVDTSLTMDNALLDGVSPLRRAQQFGTALLGRLHGDTDSVRLRLFSQGTVRPPPTPQTADTPEAAAVSLRNLPLSRGDVPLDQVAREAAETAGAWHDPVVVILTDGTRLPTGRIDLPGVRVEVVLVGEEDCDLPALEMLLDGEQTGCVWVNQDPVVAADRFLDRLWRP from the coding sequence GACCGCCCGCTCTGGGGCGCCGGGCTCATCGGATGCGCTCTGCTGGCGGCCGCGTGGGTGGCCAGGAAGAAGGTGGCGCGGGCGCTCAGGAAGCCACGGGAGGCCGCGGGAGAGCTCCTCGCCTGGGCGGGTGGCGTGGTGGCCAGCGGCGCCGCGGGCCTGGCGGGTCTCGTGGTCGGCGTGCTGGTGCTGGCCGCCGCCTCCGTGCCACTGGCCGCCGACGGCTCCCTGCGCGGGACCGGCGGGATCTGCCCTCCCACGCTGCAGATCAGGGTCGTCACGGCGCCCGAGGGCGTCGAGCTGTTCGACCGGGCGGGCAGGGAGTTCGCCCGCGACGTCGCCGACGAGTCCGGCTGCTCGCCCATCAGGATCAGCACCGACGCGATGCCACCGCTGAAGGACTTCTACGCGGGGTTCGCCAGGGAGTGGGCCGTTCCCCGCGCGCCCGGCTACCTGGAGCTGACGGGCCCGCGCCCCGACGCCTGGATCGCCGCCACCTCCGCCTCGGTGCGCCTGGCCGAGCAGCGGGTCGAGAACGTCGCCTCGAAGGTGGTCCTGGACGACCTGGGGACGTTCGCCACCTCCGAGTTGGTGATCGCGGTGCCACCGCAGGCGGCGCCTGCCTTCCCTGATGGTGAGACTCATGTGTCGGCGGAGATGGCCAAGGCCGCGCACCTGCTGCGTCCGCGGGCCGATCTGTCGGAGAGCGCCCTGGCCGGGAGCCTCGCCCTCTACCGGGGCGCCGCACGATCCGCCGACGCGGCCACCGAGCGGGAGCTCACGCTGCCCGAGGCGGCCGGACGCGACGCGGCGTCACTGCTGTGCAGGCTCGGCGCGCGCCTCGAGCTCGAAAGGCGCCCCCTGCTGGTGCCTGAGTACCTCTTCGCCGCGTTCAGCAGGGGTGAGCGCTTCGGCCGCTGCCCCGGTCAGCCGGGCGGACCGGCGGCTGTGCCGTACACCCTGGAGGGCGGCCCGCGCCTGGAGTACAAGGTGATCTCGGTCAGGTGGCCCGACCACAGCGCCGATCGCAGCGCCTGGGTGGCCAGGTACAAGGACTGGCTGGAGAAGGAGTGGGCGCCGGGCAACGGGTTCAGGGACACCGAGGGGAAGGGCTCCTTCCCTGGGCTGTCGCTGGCCGACACCAACGACGACGTCGTGCCGGCCGGCCCCGGCGACTACGCGGCCATGCTCGACAGGCTGCTCATGGCCCACCCCGAGACGAGCGTGGTCCTGGCCGTCGACACCTCCTTGACCATGGACAACGCCCTGCTGGACGGCGTGAGCCCGCTGCGCAGGGCCCAGCAGTTCGGCACCGCTCTGCTCGGGCGGCTGCACGGCGACACCGACTCCGTGCGGCTCAGGCTCTTCTCACAGGGGACCGTGCGCCCGCCCCCGACTCCCCAGACGGCCGACACGCCCGAAGCCGCGGCGGTGTCGCTGCGGAACCTGCCCCTGTCGCGCGGTGACGTGCCGCTCGACCAGGTGGCGCGCGAGGCGGCCGAGACGGCGGGCGCCTGGCACGACCCGGTGGTGGTGATCCTCACCGACGGAACCAGACTGCCCACCGGCCGGATCGACCTGCCAGGCGTGCGGGTCGAGGTCGTCCTGGTCGGGGAGGAAGATTGCGACCTGCCCGCCCTCGAGATGCTGCTGGACGGCGAGCAGACCGGCTGCGTGTGGGTGAACCAGGACCCCGTCGTGGCGGCGGACAGGTTCCTCGACCGACTCTGGAGGCCGTGA